In Ptychodera flava strain L36383 chromosome 21, AS_Pfla_20210202, whole genome shotgun sequence, a genomic segment contains:
- the LOC139121628 gene encoding G-protein coupled receptor 54-like isoform X2, with protein sequence MTVDRYYVVSQPLRSRHERTPKVAVIISVLIWIGSFLLHVPIATYFKQMDVECNGEETVMCFEDFPNLSVSKVYQAYSLIVMYLLPLSVIGVCYGFILKQIWKVEALGKSDGGLYDVKQSMNRRRKVTRMVLIVVLLFAISWGPLQIMNSWLRFDPNFPIALQYFREFCLCLAYSNSCVNPFVYAFTGNTFRKYFKRLFRISDESSRIARFHTMHTTTIMRQNSKKNNEKTQETSI encoded by the exons ATGACTGTGGATAGATACTATGTCGTGAGTCAACCGCTAAGGTCCAGGCACGAACGAACACCAAAAGTGGCTGTGATTATTAGCGTCCTTATCTGGATAG GTTCGTTTTTACTGCATGTACCGATTGCCACTTACTTCAAACAGATGGATGTAGAATGTAATGGTGAGGAAACCGTGATGTGCTTCGAGGATTTTCCAAACCTATCGGTGTCCAAGGTGTACCAGGCATATTCCCTGATCGTCATGTACCTGCTACCTCTGTCAGTCATCGGTGTCTGCTACGGATTCATATTGAAGCAGATCTGGAAGGTTGAGGCCCTCGGCAAGAGTGACGGTGGACTGTATGACGTCAAGCAGTCCATGAACCGAAGGCGGAAGGTGACCCGTATGGTGCTCATCGTGGTGTTGCTGTTCGCCATTTCGTGGGGTCCTCTACAGATTATGAACTCTTGGCTCCGGTTTGACCCGAATTTCCCCATCGCTTTACAATACTTCCGCGAGTTTTGCCTCTGCCTGGCCTACTCCAACTCTTGCGTCAACCCGTTCGTCTACGCGTTCACCGGAAACACCTTCAGAAAGTACTTCAAGAGGCTCTTCCGAATATCCGACGAAAGCAGCCGAATTGCCCGGTTTCACACCATGCACACGACCACGATAATGCGCCAGAACTCCAAGAAGAATAACGAGAAAACCCAAGAAACGTCGATATGA